The Methanomassiliicoccus sp. genome includes the window GGGCATCACGCCGGGGGAGGCCATGAGTGGAACATCGACCGCCTCGTTCACTGCTCCAATAATATCAAGAAGGGCGTGCCTCCGACCTTCCGAGCGATACAGAGGGTCTTCGCCCATGGTCAGGTCGATCAGATGCACCCCAGCATCTTCCAGCGATGTCGCCAGCGCGATAATTTCGTCCTTCGTCTTGCGGTACCTGACGCTCTCTTGGTTCGAGCTTCGGTAGAAGCAGAACGAGCAATCGTTGTGGCAGTAGGTCGAGAAGTAGACGAATCCATACAGGAACACCTGGTCCCCGAAGCTCCTCCGACGGATGGCCTTGGCCACCCGGAACAGCTCCTTGAGGTCGTCGCCCTCCCCGACCGACAACAGTCCCTGGATGTCCATGTTGGAGAGCGGTTCTCGGTCCCATGCCCTCTTCAGAATATCGTCCAGATCATTATCCTTCAAACATCTCACCTGCTAGACATCGATGCGTGCGCCGTTAAGGTAGATCAGGCTCCGGCCCACCTTCTTGATGTTCCTCTCTCCCCTCTGGAGCATGGCGATGCGCTCGAGGCCGAAACCGATACCCGCCCAGGGATCGGTGATGCCGTGGGCCTCGTCCATCGGCAGGGGACCGACAGCGCCTGAGGCCAGCTCGACCCCGTTGACCTCGACGTCCAAAGTCTTCCCGTACACCTCCGATTCGGTGACCACCAGCTCGTAGTCCAAGTGGACGGCACCCATGACTGCCTCAGCATGCTCCCTTAGGCGGTCCATGGCATCGCCATCAGGCCCCAGCTCTACCAAGTTGAGCATGGTGAACTCCTCGAGGTGGTTGGACCCCCGCGATTCCTTGCGAAAGCACGGTCCGATTTCGAAGAGCCTCATCGGCAGGGGGATGCTGCGCTTTAGATGCCTCATCAGGAAGTAGAGGTTAGGCGCCAGCATCGGCCTCAGGCATTTTTTCGAACCTACCCAGAACACTTGATCGAGGAGAGGATGCCCATCGGCTATGCCCATCTTGGTCAGCGAAACCCCAGATATGATCATGGGAGTTTTGACCTCGACGAAACCGCGTTGGTTCAGGACCTTGGCCAGTTCATCCTCTAGGGACGCAACGGGGTTCCGTGCGGGTGTCTCGGCGATCGCCCGAATGGCGGTCCGGTTCTCGCTCTGGAGGGCAGCGACACGATCCTGGAAGGAATGGTCTCTCTCCTCCGCCGATACGAAGTGGGCAAGATCGTCCGGCTCGCCCCCCATCTCCCGTATGCGTTGGAACTGTGATGCTGTGTACTCCATCATATCGACCATCGGCTAGGGTTTGAGTGGCGAAGTGCCCGGGAGTCGAACCCGGCTGCCGTGGCTGTAGAGGCCTGGTGGTCACCGAACCAACACTCCTTACGCCCTTGCCATCGGAGGATTGTTCAGCTCAGCTATAATTCTTTGCTTTTTGTATTCATATGTAATAAAACTAAAGCATTTAATAGACAAATTAGTGACCAGTGTTATTTTATGCAATATTTTCCTCTCCCCAATATTGCGCCCTCATGTGCGCATCACACCAAAGCTGATTCGTTCCAGGCATTCCGGGCAGTCGATCGTTTTAAAAAAAGGTGGTTGGAAAGGGGTTTATTGCCTGTAGCGTAGGGTCAGAACTTGGACGCGAACGTCCGGGCCTGCCAAAGGGCAAGGGCGGCGACTATCAGGATGACGACGATGTACGCTATGTCCGAGGCCGGTATTATGCCGCTCGCAAAGTATTGGTTGTATGCCGCCTGGGCTACTTCGGATTGCATTTTTTCCCTCCTTATCATATTCCTGCGAAGCAGGACTCCTTCGCCCTCAGTATTCCGAAATCCGTAATCACGTACTTGTGGAGCAAAGCGCCCTTTTTATAGGTGCCATCATCCTGCTTGACGTCGACCTCCTTCAGCATACCTCCAGCAGCCAGCTCGATGATGTCGAAGTTGATCGAATCCCGTGCGTAGGCGCTCTTCGCCTCATATTCGGACTGGATGGTCTTGACGATGTCGCTGTTCCAATGGGTCTTGCCGTCCGAGCATATCTCAAGGATGCGGAACTTGATCGGTCGGTTGCGAGCCGTATCACTCACCTCTTAGGGATTGGAGTTCCAGGCTCTCCTCCGTGAACATCACCAAACTGCCTGCTACGCACAGGATACCGCCGAGGAGGATCGTCCACTCCGGGGCCTGCCCGACGAACAGGAAGATGAATATCACCGCGAATAGGCCGTACAGGTTACCGATACCCTGTCCTCTGCCCACTCCAATCAGGGGGAAGGACTTGTACCACGCGACATAGCAGAAACCGAACGTGATGCCTGCCATTATCAACACGCCCATGACCAGGGGATCGAACACCTGGGCAGCGTAAGTGTACAGGGGGAACCCGGCCAGAGCGAGGATGGGGATGATGATGACCCACCAGATGATGTTCTCACCGAGGAACCTAAGGGTGATGCCGATGTCCGGTTCGGAGATATCCAGTCCCTTGCTGGCGATGGCTCCTTCGATGCCCCAGCCGCACGCTGCCATGATGCCGCCGACGTATCCCCAGAAGGACCCGCCCCCGTTGGCTATATCGTTGAGCAGGCCTCCTGCATAGATCGTGAAGCCACCAAGAATGATGATCACGATCCCCATCATTGCCCGCTTGGAGATCTTCTGGCCAAGCCAATAGTATGACAGCGCCGAACCGACCACCGGGTACAACAGGGCTGCCACCGCGGCGAATGAGGCGCCCACGAAGCCCATGGCGATGAACGATCCAAGGATTGCCACCGGGCCCCCGAAGATCGAAGCTAAAAAGAACCACTTCGTGCACGGGCGCATCTCCCTAAGAGTCCTGCCCATCTCTCTAAACTTGCCAAGAGCCCCGTTCCATATCATCAGAGCAATGATGACGGTGAGGGCGTTGAAAGCCGAGATGAGCACTGCGGTGACGATCAGGGCAGTGGTCTCCCCGTCGGTAATCGACATCGCCGCCAGCATGTCATCGAATGGGTTCAGTACCCAAAGAGCATTTCCAGGGATGTACCAGAGGCCCCAAAGGATGGCGCAGAACAAAGCCATCATGTATCCTATTCGAATTCTTTTTTTGTGTTCGTTCTGCCTTAGTGCCTCGAGATCGACCCCACCGACCTTTTTCACATTAGCGTTACCTATTACATTTGTATCCAAGACCTCTCCTCCGCATGATTTTTAAATAAATTAACGACCAGGTGCACGGGTGTGCACCTGGAAAGGAAAAACGTTCAGGACAGAGCGACCTTCAATTTGCCTATAGCATCCGATGCGTTCTCGGCATAGATGTCGGCACCTATGTGCGTCGCCCAGTCCTTGGTTACGGGTGCTCCACCGACCATGGTCTTGACCTTATCGCGCATCCCCTCCTCCTTGAGGAGATCCTCGATCTTGATCTGATTGACCATGGTGCTGGTCATTAGTGCGGAGGAGCCTATGATATTGGCATTGTTCTTCTGGGCCGCAGTGATAAAGTCCTTCACAGGAACATCCCTGCCGATGTTGTGCACATTGTAGCCCGCGATCTTTAGCATGATAGCTACGATGTCCTTCCCGATGCAGTGGATGTCACCTTCGATGGTCCCAATGATCACCGTACCCAGCCCAGGGCCTTCCTTGACTCCCATTTTCTCCAGGTATGGCGTCAATACGTTGATGCCCGCGGTCATGGTCTCCGATGCGGCGATGACATGCGGCAGGAATAGCTGCTTGGCCCCATACTTGTCGCCGACCTCGTTCATAGCCTTGGTGAAGCCGTTCTGAATGATCTCCACCGGGTTGACGCCCGCCTTAATCGCTTCGTTGGCCGCCTCGACGGCGGCATCCTGATCGTACTCCAGGACCGCTTTCCTGGCCATTTCAATGATTGCTTCTTTTGTTGCCATTGTGACCACCCTTCAGTGCTGCCCCTTGAACGCCTTGTCTCCTCTCTCCACGATGGCCTTGAGGTCCTTCACGATGTCAGCGTCGATCGGCGGCACGACGTGGGTCTTCATGATCTGGACAACCTTATCATGGGCCGCGGCGGCCATGTCCTTGCTGCCAGCGATCATCCAGTCCCCGATCATGTCACGGTTGATCACCATGGGGTCAGAGGGTAGGTCGATGTTCGCCATCGTCGTCTTGTGGCCAAGAAAGTTGTTACCAATGCCCACCTTCCTGATGGCCTCCACGCCCAGAGTCTCCTCGGTAACCGGGATTCCCTGCATGACCTTCTTGGTCATGCTGACGATGTCGTTGTCTATCACTAGCTGTTCCATAGAGAACGTCATGCCAAGCTCCAGCATGCCAGCACCATAGATGGTGTTGGCACCTGCGATGGCGGGGAGAAGATTGGTCATGGTCTTCTCGTGACCCGCCTGCGCATCAGGGAGCTTGGCATCAGCCTATATGCCAGCTACATACGTCGGCAGCCCGTAGTACTGCCCTAGTTTCGCCACCGCGCTGCTGATCATGCCGAGCTCGGGAGAGCCGACCGGGGCGGTGCCTCTCTTCACGTCGAAGGTAGTGGTGGAGCTACCGTACCAGACCGGGGACCCGGGGACCGTCAGCTGGGACAGGGTAATGCCCGCCAGAACCTCGGCGTTGTGGGTGACCAGAGTTCCCGCCAGGAATATGGGGGCGGAACCTCCGGACATGGCCATGCTTAGGACGTTCGTAGGTATGCTGTAGCGAGCGCCCTTGATGATGACCTGGCAAGCGTTGCTGCTCAGCTCCAACGGGCTCGTTGGGCAAAGGAGCATGGAGAAGATCGGCTTCTTGCGAGCCTCCTCCTCATCGCCGCCGTAGTAGGCCTTGGCCATGTCGAAGTAATACTCCACGTTCTCTCCGACCGGATCGATGTGGTGGAAGTGCTTGGTCGTGTTCATGATCGAGGTGTACATCTCGTGAACATCTTCCTTGCCGTTCCCCGCCCAATCTCTGGCCGATACTGCTAGGGAGAAGTAATCGATGTTCTCGGCCCAGTCGACCAGCTTCGCTGTGTTCGCCAGGTCCTTATCCGTCGAGTCGACGGTCTGGTACTGGCCCTTGCTGATGTAGTTGCACATCTTGATGCCGGTACCGAAGCAGGTCCAGTGCACCTTGCCGAGGTGCTCCTGTATCAGCTTGTTCTTCTTATCGCGCCCATAGAGGGTGAACCTGGAGGGGGCGGTCATCAGGGCTCTTCTTACGAGGTACTGAGGGATCTTGACCACATGGGTCTTCTCATCGACTTCGCAGCCCGCATCCTTGAAGATCTTCCGGGCCTCGGCATCCGAAACCTGGATACCGGGGTCCTGTAGGATCTCCATGGTGGCATAGTCGATGGCCCTGAGTCCTTCTGAAGAGAAGAGCTCTAAACTGACCCCATCCAGAATCTGCCTTCCTGGATAGTAGTGCTGAGCCATTTTACATCCTCCTGCATGCTTATGTATGCAGTAATAACTGATATGCCTACTATTTATTTAAAAATATGGTCTATTGTCTACAAACAAGCAACGGGATTGACCAAATATCCATTTTCGGCTAGGTTGTTTCGACTTATGTCGAGCCTCTCCGCTCGGCCGAGGTCCGAATCGATATCGCTCGGATCGCCTCCCGCTCAGTAGGTTAAGAAAAAGGGAAGGGGTTTGGTGAGACCATCATCCTCAAGCCAGCTGTTTTCTGAACTTTTCACAGCAGTTGATCTTGATGTCCAGAAGCTTTTCTATGTTCATCTTGGCGGCAAGGCCCTTGGGAGCTCCGGTCACGGAGGTGATCACCCCGATTCCGAGCTGCTCCCTGACCTCTCTCATGACATATTCGTCGCTGAGGTCCATCGTCGAAACGCCTAGCTTCTTAGCCACGTAATCCTTGGCTTGGGTGATCCTCATCGTTTTAGCAAGTTCCATCCTGGCCACCAGGTCCCCGGCAGCCCTGATTCCGCTCATACCACTGGTCATGATATGAGTGATCGGCATACCCATCGGGTCGCCGACCCCAACCTATATGCCGTCGACGCCGGCGACCTCGACCATGGCCTTGCTGGCATGAGAGACGGCATCGATGGTCGGCGTCTCGAACATAGGTATACCGCCCACGCCCATGCCCATATTGACATGGCAGGGGATTGGTGATTCCTTGACCGCGGCCTTGACGAAGGTTACCGCCCGACCCAGGTTCCAGGGGGTGGACTTGCTGGTGTTGGTGTTGACCACAGGCCCGAAGATATTAGCGCCGGCCTTGGCCACCACCTTAACCTGCTCATGGGGCCACAGCCCGGCCAAGGTCTGACCGTCATACTTAAGCTCGCCGTGCATGCCCAGGACCATCTCCCCGGCCATCCCGGCCTCGATGTACATCTCGGGATACTGCTTTCTCAATGCCTCAATAGCATGAACGGTGGCGTAGAAGTCACCATCGCCGGCGGCACCGGTCGTATCGCAGTTGACCCCGTCGGCACCAGCCTTCATCATCCGCTGCATGATCCAGACGATGTCTCGGGTGAGGTGCTCGGCAGCCTTCTCGGTGGACTCCTGGGCCTCCTTGATTTTAAAGGCCTTCATGAGGTCGCCAGGGTTTTCGAAGGGACCGTCCGGGGTATAGTAGAGGCCCATGTTGGGCATGGCTCCGTACAGAACGGGAACGATCATGTTCTGTTGGACGACCTCCATTGCCTGCATCTCGTTGGCGATCACTGGCTTGACCGGCTTGAAGCTGTAATCGATGTGGCCGAGTTCCATGGTGTCCGCGCCCATGGCCCGTTCGTGAAACATCATCCCTACCAGCCTGCTGGATGGGATTCCCACACCACTGTTGCCCTGATCCCCATCCAGCCTGATGGTCCCAATGTCATGGGTGACCGGGACCTCCATCCCATGTTCCACCCCGACCATCCTGCCAGGCATCATCAGGATCTCGGCGAGCTTGTCGAGATCATTGCTGGTCAGGGGTGAGATCGAACCCAGATCGGCCGCGATGTTCGACCCTTCCTCTAGGCCGTCCCTGATTTCCTCCTTGCTCATATGGAGACGTTTGCCATCTCCCCTGCGAAGCGCGTATTCAGTCGCCATCGTTTTCCTCCTTTGCATTCACTTGTTGCCGAGCAGCTCGTTGGCCTTGTGGACTGCCTCACTGGCATTCTCCCCATAACCATCCGCGCCGATCTTATCCGCCCAAGCCTGGGTCGCCGGTGCCCCTCCGACCATGACCTTGACCTTGGTTCTCAGCCCCTCCTCCTTGAGGAGGTCGATGCACTCTTTCTGGCTCTGCATGGTGGTGGTCATGAGGGCGGACATCCCGACCATGCATGCATTGTTCTCCTTCACGCTCTCAATGAAATTCCTTATTGGCACATCCCGCCCCAGATCGAACACCTTGTACCCAGCGCACTGGAGCATCGTCGATACGATCGACTTGCCGATATCGTGGACATCGCCCTCCACCGTCCCAGTTACGATTACTCCGAGGCCACCGTTGCTGGCACCCTTGGGCAGATCACCTTCGATCACCTTCACTCCCATGGTCATCGCGTCCGCGGCGACCATGACGTGAGGGAGGAAGAGCTTCCCCCGTTCGAACCGTACCCCGACCTCGTTCATCCCGGAGGCCAGCGCGTCGATGATCTCCTGAGGCTTGAGTACGGTCCTGGCGTTTTGAACGGCGGTCACTACCCTATCCTTGTTGTACGCGACGATCGCGTCGGACAATTCCTTCCTTGCAGACTCGGCGGTTGTCATATCATTCCTCGTTTCAGATCGATGAGCGCGA containing:
- the mtbC gene encoding dimethylamine corrinoid protein MtbC, yielding MTTAESARKELSDAIVAYNKDRVVTAVQNARTVLKPQEIIDALASGMNEVGVRFERGKLFLPHVMVAADAMTMGVKVIEGDLPKGASNGGLGVIVTGTVEGDVHDIGKSIVSTMLQCAGYKVFDLGRDVPIRNFIESVKENNACMVGMSALMTTTMQSQKECIDLLKEEGLRTKVKVMVGGAPATQAWADKIGADGYGENASEAVHKANELLGNK
- a CDS encoding DMT family transporter, coding for MDTNVIGNANVKKVGGVDLEALRQNEHKKRIRIGYMMALFCAILWGLWYIPGNALWVLNPFDDMLAAMSITDGETTALIVTAVLISAFNALTVIIALMIWNGALGKFREMGRTLREMRPCTKWFFLASIFGGPVAILGSFIAMGFVGASFAAVAALLYPVVGSALSYYWLGQKISKRAMMGIVIIILGGFTIYAGGLLNDIANGGGSFWGYVGGIMAACGWGIEGAIASKGLDISEPDIGITLRFLGENIIWWVIIIPILALAGFPLYTYAAQVFDPLVMGVLIMAGITFGFCYVAWYKSFPLIGVGRGQGIGNLYGLFAVIFIFLFVGQAPEWTILLGGILCVAGSLVMFTEESLELQSLRGE
- the pylSc gene encoding pyrrolysine--tRNA(Pyl) ligase large subunit, with product MVDMMEYTASQFQRIREMGGEPDDLAHFVSAEERDHSFQDRVAALQSENRTAIRAIAETPARNPVASLEDELAKVLNQRGFVEVKTPMIISGVSLTKMGIADGHPLLDQVFWVGSKKCLRPMLAPNLYFLMRHLKRSIPLPMRLFEIGPCFRKESRGSNHLEEFTMLNLVELGPDGDAMDRLREHAEAVMGAVHLDYELVVTESEVYGKTLDVEVNGVELASGAVGPLPMDEAHGITDPWAGIGFGLERIAMLQRGERNIKKVGRSLIYLNGARIDV
- a CDS encoding B12-binding domain-containing protein, producing MATKEAIIEMARKAVLEYDQDAAVEAANEAIKAGVNPVEIIQNGFTKAMNEVGDKYGAKQLFLPHVIAASETMTAGINVLTPYLEKMGVKEGPGLGTVIIGTIEGDIHCIGKDIVAIMLKIAGYNVHNIGRDVPVKDFITAAQKNNANIIGSSALMTSTMVNQIKIEDLLKEEGMRDKVKTMVGGAPVTKDWATHIGADIYAENASDAIGKLKVALS